One window from the genome of Asterias rubens chromosome 11, eAstRub1.3, whole genome shotgun sequence encodes:
- the LOC117296886 gene encoding X-linked retinitis pigmentosa GTPase regulator-like isoform X1: MATDDSDVPATGAVFTFGKSRFADNTANKFWIRNDKVIQVSCGDDHTSFVTESGRIFTFGANEWGQLGLGHTKSTNKPGSIKGLKHEGVVLVGCGRLHTIVCTRNHTLYSFGAGGEGQLGLAGSRSYETPQLVQELADVQVKQISCGTEHSAILTVDGSLYMFGSGSEGQMGLDDVTETEVPTPLSVGVPIKQVSCGYYHTALVTDDGKLYTFGENEFGKLGLSDTNSASVPQHVSLIKDRVRRVSCGNSHTAAVTDSGHVYTWGDGSNGQLGHGPSILELNVPQRIMKLRGKKCRDVVCGENHTALITEHGSLYMFGDGRHGKLCQGDESFSNLFQPTKVKRFKGFHVEQVSCGGCHTIVRARWKDKSKGETSSDSEDEADPLRSSGHMKKGSLAATLAGMDSVDLGGSLDGSARGRRRQRETSPLPPLARTLPPLGSSKALPTLNSYGGHGRKLDQSLIPNIKYDENDVQEEIIKKTELKIVEASPRITRIKDVDPLESRHFSASKSVRELKPLLDEANANHKDTQGGVDEVDSGPRTITKEGMEVTDLKSTDNVSNKGVINTKLSPLNMAKKPESHDSGADSEEDDDDDDDDDDSDDDLPVKPSVKRKNRFDALLEPSRPVPAPRSRAQAKTVLDDEDDDSEEDEDDDDEDDEDEDDDEDEVPVKKTETKKSNSRSVTGSDDTRENQTKTTKSNKEKITQENSKKKTQASEDEDDEEDEDDEDDDDEDDDENEEDDQTSKGKGDKSSKKAPKDDEDDVSEEGKTDDKKQKGKKTKKTKGEEQDDEIKEEDSKENEDGEDGKTTDEPKSWQFWKKKAPAGKVEKSSSSVSSEEKPTNQNKSKTCSIL; the protein is encoded by the exons ATGGCGACTGACGACTCGGACGTGCCAG CAACTGGCGCTGTCTTCACCTTTGGTAAGAGCCGTTTTGCTGACAATACTGCCAATAAGTTTTGGATTCGCAATGACAAAGTAATCCAGGTATCATGTGGTGATGACCATACCTCATTTGTTACTG AGAGTGGCCGTATCTTTACATTCGGTGCTAACGAGTGGGGACAGCTTGGTCTGGGCCatacaaaatcaacaaataaacctGGAAGCATCAAAG GTTTAAAGCATGAAGGAGTTGTATTGGTCGGGTGTGGTCGTCTTCATACCATAGTATGCACCAGGAACCACACCCTGTACAGCTTTGGAGCTGGAGGGGAGGGGCAGCTTGGCTTGGCCGGGTCTAGGAGCTACGAAACACCACAGCTGGTTCAAGAGCTAGCGGATGTTCAAGTGAAGCAGATTTCATGTGGGACCGAACACTCTGCCATACTCACTG TTGATGGCAGTCTGTACATGTTTGGGAGTGGTTCCGAGGGCCAGATGGGACTGGATGATGTGACAGAGACTGAGGTCCCTACACCGCTATCCGTGGGAGTACCCATCAAGCAGGTGTCATGTGGTTACTACCACACTGCGTTAGTCACAG ATGATGGGAAACTTTACACCTTTGGTGAGAACGAGTTTGGTAAACTGGGTCTGAGTGACACAAACTCGGCTAGCGTTCCACAGCATGTTAGCTTAATCAAGGACAGAGTACGACGAGTGTCGTGTGGGAATAGCCATACTGCTGCAGTCACAG ATAGTGGTCACGTGTATACGTGGGGTGATGGGAGCAACGGTCAGCTCGGACACGGTCCGTCCATTCTAGAACTTAATGTACCTCAGAGGATAATGAAATTACGGGGAAAGAAATGTCGGGACGTTGTGTGCGGGGAGAACCACACAGCGCTCATAACTG AGCATGGGtctttgtacatgtttggtGACGGTAGACACGGCAAGCTGTGTCAAGGAGATGAAAGCTTTAGTAACCTCTTCCAGCCAACTAAAGTCAAGAGATTCAAGGGCTTCCATGTAGAGCAG GTCTCATGCGGAGGATGTCATACAATCGTCAGAGCACGATGGAAAGACAAATCCAAAGGAGAAACTTCCTCGGATTCTGAAGATGAAGCGGACCCTCTCCGGTCCTCGGGTCATATGAAGAAAGGCTCGTTAGCGGCTACATTAGCTGGGATGGACTCAGTGGATCTTGGAGGGTCGCTGGACGGCTCAGCGAGGGGACGCAGGAGACAGAGAGAG ACATCTCCGTTACCCCCACTGGCTCGGACTTTACCTCCACTTGGTTCTTCTAAGGCCTTGCCAACCCTCAACTCCTATGGTGGACACGGACGTAAGCTGGACCAAAGCTTAATACCAAATATCAAATATGATGAGAATG ATGTCCAAGAGGAAATTATTAAGAAGACCGAGTTGAAGATAGTGGAAGCGTCACCGCGTATCACAAGAATCAAAGATGTTGACCCTCTAGAGTCT AGGCATTTCTCAGCAAGTAAATCCGTACGTGAACTCAAACCATTATTAGATGAGGCAAACGCTAACCACAAAGACACACAG GGCGGAGTAGATGAAGTGGACTCAGGACCACGAACGATAACCAAG GAGGGTATGGAGGTCACTGATCTCAAATCTACAGACAATGTGTCAAATAAGGGCGTAATAAATACCAAATTATCTCCGTTAAATATGGCAAAGAAACCAGAAAGTCATGATTCAGGAGCTGATTCTGAAGaagacgatgatgatgatgatgatgatgatgatagtgacGATGATTTGCCAGTAAAGCCATcagtcaaaagaaaaaacagatttGACGCACTACTTGAG CCATCAAGACCTGTCCCAGCGCCGCGGTCGAGGGCTCAAGCAAAGACAGTCttagatgatgaagatgatgattcagaggaagatgaagatgatgacGACGAAGATGACGAAGATgaggatgatgatgaagatgaggtACCAGTCAAGAAAACAGAGA CTAAAAAGAGTAACAGTCGCTCTGTTACGGGCTCTGATGACACAAGAGAAAACCAGACAAAAACGACAAAATCCAACAAGGAGAAAATCACGcaagaaaacagtaaaaagaAGACACAAGCATCCGAGGATGAAGACGATGAAGAAGACGAAGacgatgaagatgatgatgatgaagatgatgatgaaaatGAAG AAGATGATCAGACGTCAAAGGGAAAAGGGGACAAGTCTTCCAAGAAAGCGCCCAAGGACGATGAGGATGATGTAAGCGAAGAGGGCAAGACGGACGACAAGAAGCAGAAAGGAAAGAAGACAAAGAAGACGAAAGGAGAAGAGCAAGATGATGAGATTAAAGAAGAGGACAGTAAGGAGAATGAGGATGGGGAAGACGGAAAAACAACCGATGAGCCAAAG AGCTGGCAGTTTTGGAAGAAGAAAGCCCCCGCCGGCAAAGTGGAAAAGTCCTCGAGCAGTGTCTCCAGTGAGGAGAAACCAACAAATCAGAACAAATCCAAGACCTGTTCCATTTTATAG